The Ignavibacteriales bacterium sequence GTAATTCATCCGCGCGATAATATAATCGTAGCCGCAACCCACGGGAGAGGATTGTATGCGCTTGATGTTGAGTATCTGCAAAATTTAAATGAAGATGATCTTAATAAAGATGCATTTTTTATTTCGGCAACAAAAGGAACGCTTCCGCAATATCCAAAATATAGATGGTCGCAGCCGGACCCGGTAAGATTCGGTTATTATCTGAAAACAAAAACGGATAGTGTAAAGATTGAGGTGGTGGATTCGAAAAATGTGAAAGTGAACGAGTTCAAAGGAACGGGAGACGAAGGATTAAATTTTGCGGAATGGAATTTAACAACAGACGCAAAAGAGAAAACTTATGTTGAACCGGGCGAGTACACTTTGATCATTGAATCGGAACATATTTTTTACAAAGTAAAAGTTGAAAAACCAGATAAGAGATAAAAAATTAAAAAATAGAACGCGGATTTTTATGATGATGATGATTTGTTATGATTTAAAATCATAAACAATCATGATAATCTGCGTTCTATTATTTTTTCTGTTTTTTTACAAATGTAAAATGGTCATTGTTCTATTGACCGATCTCCAATTCAACTAATTTAGACGACACGCCAGGAAGTACAGAAAGTTTGCGCGCGATCTCCTGATTCTGCTCATCTGTACCGACCATTTCTAAAATTAATAATCCCGTGTCCGAACAATTTTCTAAAACGCCGTCATGAATTCCCAGACGCGTTTTGATTAAACAACCCCAGCCGGTTAGTATCTGTTGAACTTTTACAGCTTCCTCTTTTCTCTTTCCGATCAATATTAATAGAATGGTTTTCTTCATAAAATGGCTCCAAAGTTGAAAATTCTATCAATAAATTAGAAAAATACAATTTCGTCCACAATGCCGTATAAAGGCAAAAATATATTGATAAACGATAAATTTATCTTGACAAACAGAATTTCGTAATTTATATTGCCTTCAGCTAAAAGGAGGAGGTAATATGAAATCGCTAAAAGAAAATTTCTTAGTAAAAACTGTTTATGCTTATTTAGATCTATTCTACAAAGCATTTCCTTTTTTCTTTATTCTTTTTTATCTGCCGCAAATGTTAGTACCGCCATCGCATTCAAATATAAGTTCTCTCGATGTTTTTGGCTTTTTCAAGTTCATGGATCAAATCAAAGAGATAACCATGCTTCATAAGGTTTTAATTGTCGGTGTAAATATAATTATTGCAAGCGGAGTTTTTCTCTCGCTAAAAAAACCTACAAAGTTTATTAAGAATACTTTTGAGGGAAATCCTTTTTGTGAAGAGAATGGCAGACATCTAAAATTTGTTGGAATCTTATTGGCGATTTATACATTGTTGATTCATATCGTTGTTGGAATTTCTATTATTTGGCTTAAACAAGTTGATGTACTTGTCACATCCACAACAAAATTATTGTTACAAATTGCTTCATTGCTAAGCGTATTCTTCAATCCATACTTTGTTCTAGGCTTATTCGTAATGGTTCTTGGAGAAATAATTCTTCATGGAGCGGCAATTAAACAAGAAAACGATTTAACCGTGTGAGGCGAGAAATGGAAAAATCTAATGAAACAAAAATTGTTAAGTATATCCATTACTATTTGAAAGGATTTACATATCTAACGCCTTTGATGTTTTTCGCCGGTTATGTTGGAATTATTTTACAGTTTATTAAAAATGGAGAATTAATTGGAGCTAGATTCTCGATTTTTGGTGTCAGTTTTATTAGAATTCCAAAGGAAATAATATTTGGTAAAACAGGTGATGCTTTAATTGTTCTTCTATTCGCCCTCATCTTATTTCTACTTTTTATGTTGGTTTTGTATTACGCTTTAAAATTTGTTAAGAACGTGTTAAATGAAAAGCTACTAGTTGAGCAAAATGGTATACTCTTAAAAATTATAGGTCAGTTAATAAGCGGCTTTGCTATTATTAGTTTCCTTAATGAACTTTTCTTAAGTTTTTCAGCATTTAATCGAATATTAAATACTTGGCAATTTATTAAATCTCTCCTCGTTCTTTTTCCAACGCTATTATTGGTTTTATTACAACCGGTCTTCGTTTTAGGAGTGTTTTTTATTTTGCTAGGAGAAATTCTTATTAGAGCATCAATAGTAAAACAAGAAAATGATTTAACTGTGTGAGGACATTATGATACGTGTAAACTTAGATGTAATGATGGCGAAGAGGAAAATGTCTCTCACGGAACTTGCCGAGAAAGTCGGTATAACAATGGCAAATCTTTCTGTGCTAAAAACGGAGAAGGCACGCGCAATCCGCTTCTCAACTCTGGAATCAATCTGCAAAGTACTGGATTGCCAGCCGGGAGATATATTGGAATTCATTCCGGATAAAAATCCGGAGTGATTTATTCATTGCAATTTAAACAGAATTATCGGAACTTTAGCACAGTTGGTTACAATTACTGGTTAAAAGAAATAATCTTTTTCTATATAGATTTGCTCATTAAGTAGTAATATCTTTTTGCAAATAACTAACTCAAAAATATTTATGGGGGACTTGTATGAAACTCCACACAGCATTCCTATTACTTTTGTTAACAGCGTTTAACTTTTTATCTGCTCAAAAAGAATCAGAAAATTTTAAAATATCCGGTGCCGTTGCCGATCTCTTTACGAACAAACCGTTAGTCGGCGCTTCTGTTATTATTATTTCCAAATCATCCGGCACTCAACTCAAGGGAACTAAAGCCGACGAGAAAGGTAACTTTGAGATAGACAAAATTCCAGAAAGCAAAGTGCGCGTAAAATTTTCAATGATCGGTTATCAAACTCAAATAATTGATTCTGTCGCCCTTGATCAGTCATCAAGACTCGGGCTTATAAAGCTTATGCCTACCACAATTGAACTGACGGAGATAGTTGTCAAATCGGTGAAGCCGATGATTGAATTCCATGCCGACAAACAGGTAATTAATATGGACCGGCTTCCGGGCAACTCGGGCTCTCTTACAGATGCGTTAAAAAATTCAGGACTGGTGGAAGTTGATCCGGCGACAAATAAAGTATCGGTACGTGGACAGAGTTTAAAAATTCAAATGGACGGACATGAATACCCGATGCCCGCCGAGATGCTTGGACAACTTCCGGCATCCATGATTGATCAGGTTGAAGTTATTCTCGCGCCAGGCGCCAAAGAGAGCGCAGAAGGTGGGACTTACATTCTGAATCTCATTACCAAAAAAGAAACCTTCAGTAATTTCAGCGGGATGATATCTTTAAGTCTAACTTCAAATAAAAATTCATTTGGAGGCACTTATTTTAATTATAAAGCGGATAAACTGAATGTCTTCGGTCAGGCATACGGCAGTTATTTCGGCAACAGCATTTCAAATACAAACGAAAGATATGTTTACAGCAGCCCGAGCATGTATTATCAAAACACCGCCGGGGAAGGAAAAAACAAATATTACGGAGGTTATTTCAAATTCGGGTTCGATTATGATTTCGACGCAAACAATTCCGCCACTTTTTTCGTCAATTATAACGGCTACAAATACAAGTCCGAAAACAACGGAAATTCGTTTGTAAATAATGATAATAATGTTTTTGAATACAGCTACAATAGATTAAACAATAATAACGGGACAAATAATGATCTTTCTTTCTATGGATTTTATAAGAAGAAATTCGAGACTAAAGGAAATGAATTAACTTTTGACGCGATGTATACAATTTACGGCAATCCTACAGACGCCAAGATGAATCTGGGATACAGCAACAAAATAAATATGCCGCAGCTGCAGAACAGCAACACAGATGTTAATGCAAGAACGTTAATATTGAAAACCGACTATGTGCTGCCAATTGATAAAAACAAACTGGAAGCCGGATACAATTTTACATACCGCACAAGAAATAACGATTACAACGTGCTTGATTATTCGTATCGGTTTTCCGAATGGCAGGATAGTTTGCAATTGAGCAATCTCTTCCGGTATAAGGAAGCTATTAACGCTGTTTATGCTTCTTATGCTCAGAAGTTAGGCGATTTCGATGCAAAGTTCGGATTGCGAGCTGAAAACCTTTCAACTGAAGGAAATCAGATTACTCAGAATATAAATTTTAAAGAGAATTTTTTGAGCTTCTTCCCGAATCTGAATCTTTCTTATAAATTGAGCGATATGTTTCAGCTTGGGTTTAATGCTTTCAGAAGGGTGACGTATCCGCAGATTTACTATATCAATCCTTTCCGTCAGTATCAGGGACCGAATAGCTTCTCTGCTGGAAATCCAAAAATAAAACCGAACTATGTAAATTCCTACGCGTTGAATTTGTCGCAATATATTAGTCTTTATTATACATATACAACCGGCAACATTACTTATGCAACATCCACGGAAAACGACAGCGTTCTGATTTCAAGTTACATCAATCTTAACAATCAGGATACATATGGCTTTTCACTTACTCTCCCTTATTATAATACTCCTATGATGCCGTTTCATCTTCCAGATTTTATTAGCTCCTGGTATGTTTCTTTCAATTACCGTTATTCAAAGCAGACGGGGCAGTATTTATCCGAAGATCTCTCGCTGACAGATAAAAGCTACACCCTCAACACCTATCTAGGAATAAAACTACCGTTTGATGTAGACGCAAACATATCTCTATACTACACACCTAAAACAACAAACCGGCGGATGATAAGAAGCGAGATGAAATACCTATCGATCTATTTAAGCAAGAACTTCATGGATCGTAAGATTAGAATTTATCTTATCGCAAGCGATTTATTAAATGCACAAGGGGGAAGCAACGAAACTATCGGCGGCAGCTATTATACCAGAAATACATATAAAGTACTTAACAGCCGCACTATAGGTATCGGCATTTCATATTTGTTTAACGATTATAAAGAGAGGCGCGATAGAACCATAGATGATGGCAGAGACGCAGGCAACCGAGGGTTTTAATATCGAAAAAACTTACACAAGTTACACGGGAAAAAGCTTACAAAACAATTTGTAATTCTTTTTCCCGTTCTTCTTAATTTTGCACTTCAATTTTAACAATCATTGTTCATTCTTAAAAAGGTATCGAGATACAAATGATAAATTACATTGTAAATCTTCCGGTAATCGTCCGTACATCTTTTCTTCTTATTCTTTCCAACATGTTCATGACGTTCGCCTGGTACGGGCACTTAAAAAATTTGTCGGACAAGAAATGGTATATAGCGGCATTTATCAGTTGGGGCATTGCGCTATTCGAATATCTTCTTCAAGTTCCGGCAAATAGAATCGGCTATTCGGAATTAAATCTCTCCCAGTTAAAAATAATACAAGAAGTAATCACACTTTCTATATTTGTTCCTTTCGCCATGATCTACATGCGCCAGCCGTTCAAGATGGATTATATCTGGGCAGGCTTATGTTTAATAGGCGCAGTTTATTTCATTTTCCGGTCATAAATAAATTTGCTAAGTGTAACTTTGTTGGTAAATGCGGCATCTAAACGAGCAACAATCATTAAAGGAAAGTATATGAAAAAATTTGGGATAATGATATTAATAGTTTTCTCCGTTTTCTCTCAATCATTACTTTATAGTCAAACCAAAGCCGAAAAAATTGATCAGCTCATCTCAAAGTATAATGAGTACCGTTATTTCAACGGCAGCGCTCTAGTTGCGGATAATTTTGATGTTGTTCTCAAAAAAGGTTACGGCTTCGCAAATATGGAGTGGAATATTCCGAACGCGCCGGATACGAAGCACCGGCTTGGCTCAATAACAAAGCAGTTTACATCCATGCTTATTATGCAGCTTGTTGAAAAAGGTAAAATCAAACTTGATGGAAAGCTGACAGATTATTTACCTTACTACCGCAAGGACACGGGTGACAAAGTAACTATTGAAATGCTGCTGACGCATACATCTGGAATTCCAAACTATACCGGCGAACCGGATTTTTTCAAGAAGGTCAGCCGGAATTTTTATACTCCCGAAGATTTTGTAAAAGAACATTGCAGCGGCGATCTTGAATTTGAACCTGGCAAAAGTTTTGAATACGACAACTCTGGATACTTTATTCTCGGCGCCATCATCGAAAAGATCACTGGAAAGAGTTATGAAGAAGTTCTTAAAGAAAATATTTTTGAGCCGCTTGGAATGACGAACTCGGGCTATGATTTATCTGAACCGATATTGTTGAAACGCGCCTCCGGTTATGAAAAAACATTAACAGGATACAGGAATACTTCATTTATTGATATGTCTTTGCCGTATGCGGCGGGTTCGCTTTATTCGACGGTTGAAAATCTTTTTATATGGGATAAAGCGCTTCAAACGGAAAAACTTCTTCCCAAGAAATTTATGGACGAGATATTCAAGCCGAGAGTTGACGCCTTCGGAGGAAAGTATGCGTTTGGATGGAGACTTACAAAGAAGAAAATCGGTGATGCCGAATTTGATGTAATTACACACGGCGGCGGCATCAACGGATTCAATACAATTAATTATTTCATACCGAAGAATGGACAGTTCGTAATTCTGTTCAGCAACGCAGGCGGTGCACCGTTAGATGAGATGACAAATAAAATAATTGATATACTAAATGGACAAGAAGTAAAGATGCCGGCTCAATCGCTTGCAGAGAATCTGGCATCTGCAATTAAAGAAGAGGGACTTAAAACTGCGCTTGAGCAATTCAAAAAAATGAAAGAGGAAAAAGATCTTTTCGTTCTGAACGAAAGAGAAATGAACCAGCTCGGTTATTCTTTAATGGGTGAAAACAAACTCGACGAAGCTTTGGCTGTTTTCAAATTGAATATGGAAGAGTTTTCGAAATCCTCAAATGTATACGATAGTTACGGAGAAGCGTTGCTTAAAAAAGGGAATAAAGAAGAAGCCATTGTTAATTACAAAAAATCGCTGGAATTAAATCCGAGAAACAACGATGCGGTTAAAATGTTGAAGGAGCTGGGCGTTAGTGTGGAGGAGCCGAAAGAAGTAAAAGTCACTGCGGAAATATTAAAACAATACATAGGTAAATACCAGCTTGCGCCTAGTTTTATGATGACCGTATCGGTTGAAGGCGAACAGATTTTTGTGCAGGCAACGGGTCAAGGAAAAGCGGAGATATTCCCATTGGCAGATGACAAGTTTTATCCGAAAGTCGTTGATGCCCAGATAAAATTTGTAAAAGAGAATGGAATAGTTACTCAACTGATTCTATTCCAGAATGGGAAAGAGATGCCCGCCAAAAAAATAGAATAGTATTTACTCGTATTTAGAATAAGAGCCCGATTTTACACAAATCGGGTTTTTTATTATTCTTTTTGTATTTGCATAATTATGCATAATCTTGTATAATTATGCCCCAATTTTATGGAGATGTTCCATGAGCAAAAAAATAGAATACATTCACAAACGTCATGCATTGATTAAAAGCCTTATTTCATCGCAAGAAATATTTAACCAGACACAGCTTGTTAAAGCGATGAAGCAAAAGGGAATTAAGTCAACACAGGCAACGCTTTCGCGTGATTTGACCGAACTCGGTGTTGTGCGCATCCCGACTGAGAATGGATTGATTTACAGATTAAGCGCTACCGGTGATGAAACTGCTTTAAAATATCGCGTAGCGGAAGAAATTATCTCTGTAGTTGGAAATGAAACTGTGGTTGTTATAAAAACTTATCCCGGTCGCGCGCAAGGCGTAGCTGTTTTTATTGATAAACAAAATAATCTTGATGCACTTGGTACAATAGGCGGGGACGATACAATTATTGTAATTCCCAAATCAGTTAAAAAAATCAAAAAAACAATTGAACAGATAAAAATAATTTTAGGAATAAAATAATGGCTCAAAATAAAATTGTAGTTGCTTATTCGGGAGGATTAGATACATCGGTAATGGTTAAATGGCTCAAAGATAATTATGATGCCGAGATTATTACTTTTACAGGAAATCTGGGACAGACAAAAGAACTTGTTGGTCTTGAAGAAAAAGCGTTAAACTCCGGCGCTTCAAAAGTGTATATAAAAGATTTGACCAAAGAGTTTTTGGAAGAATATGCATTCCCCGCTCTTAAAGCAGGAGCAATGTATGAAGAAGCTTATCCGATGGCTTGTTCTTTAGGTAGACCGTTACTTGCTAAAACTCTTGTTGAGATTGCAAGGAAAGAAGGGGCGAATATGGTGGCTCACGGCTGTACAGGAAAAGGAAATGATCAAGTTCGTTTTGAAGTTTCTGTTGGCGCTTTGGCTCCTGATCTCAAAAATTTAGCACCGTTAAGAACGTGGGAATTTAAAAGCCGTGACGAAGAAATTGATTACGCAAAGGCAAACAATATTCCCGTTACGGTTACAAAAGATAATCCTTATTCGATAGATGATAATATCTGGGGAACGGCAATTGAATGCGGCGTTCTCGAGGATCCGATGGTAGAACCACCGGCAGATGCTTACTTACATACAGTTGCGCCGGAGAATGCGCCGGATAAATTTGAGCAAGTAACAATCGAATTTGAAAAAGGAATTCCAGTCGCAGTAAATGGAAATGAAATGGATAGTGTTACACTTGTAACATTGTTAAATGAAATCGGCGGTCGGAACGCGGTTGGAAGAATTGATCTTATTGAAAACAGATTGGTCGGAATTAAATCCAGAGAGGTTTACGAAACTCCAGGTGCAACAATTTTACATTTTGCCCACAAAGAGTTAGAAAGGCTAACGCTTGAAAAATCAGTTGCGCACTATAAAACATTGGTCGCTCAAGAGTATTCCAACTTAATCTATAACGGCTTATGGTTTTCTCCTCTTCGAGAAGCTCTTCAGGCATTTGTAGATAAAACACAAGAGCGTGTTTCCGGAATTGTAAAGATTAAACTGTACAAAGGAACTGTCCGGGTCGTTGGAAGATCATCGGCTTATTCTCTTTATGATCCGGCACTTGCAACTTATACAGCAGAAGACCAATTTGACCATACGGCTTCCGAAGGTTTTATAAAAATTTACGGATTACCGCTCAAAACATATAACCGGGTTGAACAGAAAGTAAAAGCAGAAACTAAAAAATTGCGAATTGCGAATGGCACTTTGGGATAGCAGG is a genomic window containing:
- a CDS encoding DUF2975 domain-containing protein, producing the protein MKSLKENFLVKTVYAYLDLFYKAFPFFFILFYLPQMLVPPSHSNISSLDVFGFFKFMDQIKEITMLHKVLIVGVNIIIASGVFLSLKKPTKFIKNTFEGNPFCEENGRHLKFVGILLAIYTLLIHIVVGISIIWLKQVDVLVTSTTKLLLQIASLLSVFFNPYFVLGLFVMVLGEIILHGAAIKQENDLTV
- a CDS encoding DUF2975 domain-containing protein; its protein translation is MEKSNETKIVKYIHYYLKGFTYLTPLMFFAGYVGIILQFIKNGELIGARFSIFGVSFIRIPKEIIFGKTGDALIVLLFALILFLLFMLVLYYALKFVKNVLNEKLLVEQNGILLKIIGQLISGFAIISFLNELFLSFSAFNRILNTWQFIKSLLVLFPTLLLVLLQPVFVLGVFFILLGEILIRASIVKQENDLTV
- a CDS encoding helix-turn-helix transcriptional regulator — encoded protein: MMAKRKMSLTELAEKVGITMANLSVLKTEKARAIRFSTLESICKVLDCQPGDILEFIPDKNPE
- a CDS encoding outer membrane beta-barrel family protein, with amino-acid sequence MKLHTAFLLLLLTAFNFLSAQKESENFKISGAVADLFTNKPLVGASVIIISKSSGTQLKGTKADEKGNFEIDKIPESKVRVKFSMIGYQTQIIDSVALDQSSRLGLIKLMPTTIELTEIVVKSVKPMIEFHADKQVINMDRLPGNSGSLTDALKNSGLVEVDPATNKVSVRGQSLKIQMDGHEYPMPAEMLGQLPASMIDQVEVILAPGAKESAEGGTYILNLITKKETFSNFSGMISLSLTSNKNSFGGTYFNYKADKLNVFGQAYGSYFGNSISNTNERYVYSSPSMYYQNTAGEGKNKYYGGYFKFGFDYDFDANNSATFFVNYNGYKYKSENNGNSFVNNDNNVFEYSYNRLNNNNGTNNDLSFYGFYKKKFETKGNELTFDAMYTIYGNPTDAKMNLGYSNKINMPQLQNSNTDVNARTLILKTDYVLPIDKNKLEAGYNFTYRTRNNDYNVLDYSYRFSEWQDSLQLSNLFRYKEAINAVYASYAQKLGDFDAKFGLRAENLSTEGNQITQNINFKENFLSFFPNLNLSYKLSDMFQLGFNAFRRVTYPQIYYINPFRQYQGPNSFSAGNPKIKPNYVNSYALNLSQYISLYYTYTTGNITYATSTENDSVLISSYINLNNQDTYGFSLTLPYYNTPMMPFHLPDFISSWYVSFNYRYSKQTGQYLSEDLSLTDKSYTLNTYLGIKLPFDVDANISLYYTPKTTNRRMIRSEMKYLSIYLSKNFMDRKIRIYLIASDLLNAQGGSNETIGGSYYTRNTYKVLNSRTIGIGISYLFNDYKERRDRTIDDGRDAGNRGF
- a CDS encoding DMT family protein, which produces MINYIVNLPVIVRTSFLLILSNMFMTFAWYGHLKNLSDKKWYIAAFISWGIALFEYLLQVPANRIGYSELNLSQLKIIQEVITLSIFVPFAMIYMRQPFKMDYIWAGLCLIGAVYFIFRS
- a CDS encoding serine hydrolase, whose protein sequence is MKKFGIMILIVFSVFSQSLLYSQTKAEKIDQLISKYNEYRYFNGSALVADNFDVVLKKGYGFANMEWNIPNAPDTKHRLGSITKQFTSMLIMQLVEKGKIKLDGKLTDYLPYYRKDTGDKVTIEMLLTHTSGIPNYTGEPDFFKKVSRNFYTPEDFVKEHCSGDLEFEPGKSFEYDNSGYFILGAIIEKITGKSYEEVLKENIFEPLGMTNSGYDLSEPILLKRASGYEKTLTGYRNTSFIDMSLPYAAGSLYSTVENLFIWDKALQTEKLLPKKFMDEIFKPRVDAFGGKYAFGWRLTKKKIGDAEFDVITHGGGINGFNTINYFIPKNGQFVILFSNAGGAPLDEMTNKIIDILNGQEVKMPAQSLAENLASAIKEEGLKTALEQFKKMKEEKDLFVLNEREMNQLGYSLMGENKLDEALAVFKLNMEEFSKSSNVYDSYGEALLKKGNKEEAIVNYKKSLELNPRNNDAVKMLKELGVSVEEPKEVKVTAEILKQYIGKYQLAPSFMMTVSVEGEQIFVQATGQGKAEIFPLADDKFYPKVVDAQIKFVKENGIVTQLILFQNGKEMPAKKIE
- a CDS encoding argininosuccinate synthase, with amino-acid sequence MAQNKIVVAYSGGLDTSVMVKWLKDNYDAEIITFTGNLGQTKELVGLEEKALNSGASKVYIKDLTKEFLEEYAFPALKAGAMYEEAYPMACSLGRPLLAKTLVEIARKEGANMVAHGCTGKGNDQVRFEVSVGALAPDLKNLAPLRTWEFKSRDEEIDYAKANNIPVTVTKDNPYSIDDNIWGTAIECGVLEDPMVEPPADAYLHTVAPENAPDKFEQVTIEFEKGIPVAVNGNEMDSVTLVTLLNEIGGRNAVGRIDLIENRLVGIKSREVYETPGATILHFAHKELERLTLEKSVAHYKTLVAQEYSNLIYNGLWFSPLREALQAFVDKTQERVSGIVKIKLYKGTVRVVGRSSAYSLYDPALATYTAEDQFDHTASEGFIKIYGLPLKTYNRVEQKVKAETKKLRIANGTLG